In the genome of Paenibacillus pabuli, the window ACGATCCAGCTTGCGCTCTCGAATTTTATTGGTGAGTACAACGTCGATTGGGGAAGCTTGCTTGCGATGTCCGTCATCACGATGCTTCCGGTGCTCATTGTTTTTATGGTTTTCCAGCGTTATTTTGTCAGCGGCATGATTACTTCAGGAATGAAAGGATGAGTTAAATGTCAGATACCACCCGTAGCGGGATGGATACACTGAATTACAAGCCTATGAAACTGGGCCACAATCAGGTCATTAACCATTGGTTGATCAGTGGCATATATACGGAGCCTGTTGCTTTTGTTCCAACAACGATGGAGGGAGATATTAATGATTGGCTTATTGACGGATTTGCCATTCATGAGAACCCGTGCAGACAGGAGTTTGTCGAAAATAGGAGATCGCAGCCTCAGTCCCGGTTTTTTGATCAATGGAGTGAGTTTCCGAGCCCGGGGGACCCATTCCTTGGAGAAAAGGATGGCATGCCATGGGAGCTGTATTCTCCCTGGGGTAATCCACGAGTAGAGAAATCAGGATTTTGGTTTGTACCCACCCATCTGCGCAGTTATGCGGCGACACGTCTCGTCTCTTCAATTACCCATAAGGCCTCGTTCCGGATAAAAACCTATGGAAGCCTGACCTTGTGGATCAATGGGGAATTGGTAACGGACTTTGCGCCGCTCATTCGCAACAAGGAGCAGGAAGTCCTTATTGAAGCTGAGCTTGCAGCCGGAATCAATGAAATCTATGCCTGCTGGGAGGACTTGGCTGAGCGGGACACCATGTATGCTTTTGCAGTAGAATACCTTGGAAACGAAGAATTGCATATTTCGCTGCCTATTGCTTCTCATTTGATGGAGCCTGTGCAATCCGCTGAACGGGCTCTGGAACAAGCCTATTTTCCTTCAGATCTCTTTCGCGGTGAGCAGATTAAGCTTAGACTTCCGCTTCCCTTGCCAGACAGCGTTAGAGAAGCTGATATTCAATATGGTAATTTTTTTGACGGGACGGAAAACAAAACGATACACATAGCTGAGAAGGAAACGGACCTGGTTCTGGCACACACCAATGAAATCGGCCATCATTACGTATACTTCACGCTAACGATTTCAGTTTCAAACGTAGCACTGACGAAGAAGTTCGGCTGTCAATCCTACGATACCAGTTATGATGAGGCTGCTCGGCAAGCTGCGGATATTGAAGCACGCAAATCCCTCGCTCTGCAATGTATTGCCGAGAAGGGCAGTCCCAACATTCATACGGCGATCGCCATGTTAAAAACCAATGGCGATCGGCAGGAAGCAGAGAACATGCTGCTTGAAGGCGTGGAAGGCATCGAGCAGCGGAAGGATTGTAGTGATTTTTATTTAGTAGGACTGTTCCGCCTCTGGAGAGATGAACGAAATAGCGGTTTGTTCAGCGAATCGTTCTGGGATCGGGTAAAAGCAAGTATTTTGAACTATCGATATTGGATTGATGAACCTGGCGATGATGTGATGTGGTTCTTCAGTGAAAATCATGCTTTGCTGTTTCATACCAATGAGCTGTTGGCAGGACAACTGTTCGGGAATGAAACGTTCAGCAACAGTGGTGAATCCGGTGAAATACACCGCCAAAAAGCAGAGCAAAGGCTTGCTTTATGGTTTGAGCGCTTTTTGGATGAAGGATTGGCAGAATGGAATTCCAGTGCATACATTCCGATTGATGCAGTTGGGTTATTGCATATCTATGAATTTGCCCATAATGAGCAGCTCAGGCAGCAAGCGAAAAAGGCAATGGACCTGCTATTCTATTATATTACCGTCCAGATGCATCAAGGCGTCTTGTCCACAACCTTCGGCCGCAGCTATGAGAAGGAACTGCTGGGCAGTTATGCAGCGGGAACAACTTCCATGTGCTGGATCGGTTATGGCATCGGTAATGTAAACAATTATTCAATCAGCAATATTGCTTTGAGTTTATCGGATTACATTCCTCCAGCAGCGTATCAGGAGCATCTGATGCTGGAGGAAAATCAGCAATTGGTGTTCGCCAATCAGCAGGGCAAGGGAGGGTACGCCAAACTCTATCATTATCGAACAGCGGAATACGCCCTGTCCTCCATTATACGCTTCCGACCAGGCAAGCCAGGTTATCAGGAGCATGTCAATCATCTCTCGCTGTCGCCTGAGGCGCAGATTTGGGTGAATCATTCCGCAGAAATATACAAGCATGGAGATGGCCGCCCTTGCTTCTGGGCAGGAAACGGGATACTGCCAGACGTTGTGCAGCATGACGGCATAGCTCTGATGATGTTTGATATTCCAGCAGATCAGTCTGCGGATTGGACACATGCTTATTTTCCTACGAGCTTTTTTACAGAATGGGTAAGTCATGAGAACTGGTATTTTGCCCGACTGGATAAGGGGTATGCAGCAATATACGCTGCCAATGGGGCAGATATGGAGACCAACGGGTTGACAAGAGAGCGTGAGCTTCTTTCCCCCGGCTTGCGCAACGCCTGGATTATAAGAGCAGGAAGCGAACAGCAATTCGGCTCATTTGGCGCTTTTATAAACCAGATTCGCTCTGCAAGCCCTCAATTCGACAGTGATTCGCTGACGCTTACGCTGACAGACCCTGCATATGGTCCAATTCAATGGGGAATGAACAAACCTTTTCTTATTAACAAGGAGGAAGTTGTACACGACGGTTATGGAGTATGGGGACGGCTAAAGTTACTGGATATGGACCGTTTGAATCCTGTGCAATAAACCAAGGGAGTGAAAGCAATCATGCTAGATCAAGAGGTGCTTCAGAAGAGAATAAGCAAGGTATCCCAAGCGATGAAATCGATGAAAAACACAAGCATCAATGAACAATTTCCCATTGGACTGATTGACATTCACCTTTGGGAATGGCCGCAAGGTGTCGGCCTTTATGGTCTGCTTCAGCTCTATGAAGCAACGAAGGATGCCGAGGTGCTGCAATTTCTCGAATCATGGTACAATGCAAGGCTGATGGAAGGGTTACCGGAAAAAAATGTGAATACCTGCGCTCCGCTCCTTACTTTAATTTCAATATGCGAGCTGACCGGAAACCAGGAATATGAACGTGTCTGTGAAGAATGGAGCAGTTGGATCATGAATGGACTTTTGCGAACCGGAGATGGTGCGTTTCAGCATATGATCACGGGAGATGCCAATGATGGTCAAATACTGATCGATACCTTGTTTATGACGGTGTTATTTTTGGCCAAGGCAGGAGTGTACTTTAAGAAAACAGCATATGTGGAAGAAGCCAAGCGACAGTTCCTTGTGCATATTAAATATCTGTACAATAAAAAAACCGGGCTGTTCTATCATGGCTGGGATTTCAATGGAAATCATAACTACGGAGCTGTTCATTGGGGAAGAGGCAATGCGTGGTATACGGCTGGAGTTATGGATTTCCTAAACATCATCCCGATCGAA includes:
- a CDS encoding glycoside hydrolase family 88/105 protein — encoded protein: MLDQEVLQKRISKVSQAMKSMKNTSINEQFPIGLIDIHLWEWPQGVGLYGLLQLYEATKDAEVLQFLESWYNARLMEGLPEKNVNTCAPLLTLISICELTGNQEYERVCEEWSSWIMNGLLRTGDGAFQHMITGDANDGQILIDTLFMTVLFLAKAGVYFKKTAYVEEAKRQFLVHIKYLYNKKTGLFYHGWDFNGNHNYGAVHWGRGNAWYTAGVMDFLNIIPIEEGLKAYLLDTATAQVRALSKLQSEDGMWHTVLDDPNSYKETSATAAIGYGILKGIRYGYLDESYRQTGMRALEAVLKQIDDNGVVQLVSYGTPVGQDAQFYRDIPISPMGYGQALTLFILIEGLHTSAS